Proteins co-encoded in one Aerococcaceae bacterium DSM 111021 genomic window:
- the rpsH gene encoding 30S ribosomal protein S8: MVMTDPIADFLTRIRNANAQKHTSVTAPSSNTKVAIAEILKNEGFIKGYEVTEDNKQNVIKLNLKYGRNNEKVITGLKRISKPGLRVYAKSEDIPKVLNGLGIAIVSTSRGLVTDKVARNESIGGEILAYVW; the protein is encoded by the coding sequence ATGGTAATGACAGATCCAATTGCAGATTTTTTAACAAGAATCCGTAATGCAAACGCACAAAAACATACATCTGTAACAGCACCATCTTCTAATACAAAAGTGGCAATTGCTGAAATCTTAAAAAACGAAGGTTTCATCAAAGGTTATGAGGTAACTGAAGATAACAAACAAAATGTAATTAAATTAAACTTAAAATACGGACGTAATAACGAAAAAGTTATTACTGGACTAAAACGTATTTCAAAACCTGGTTTACGTGTTTACGCTAAATCAGAAGATATCCCTAAAGTATTAAACGGATTAGGAATCGCGATCGTTTCAACTTCTCGTGGATTAGTAACTGACAAAGTTGCTAGAAACGAAAGTATCGGTGGAGAAATCCTAGCATACGTTTGGTAA
- the phnE gene encoding phosphonate ABC transporter, permease protein PhnE yields the protein MFKPKEITLSNGKSVYQKATRVPLIILLLLIFTFIALRVTETELSVLAERGEQFFVILGQMIPPNWKYSSNIWRPMIDTIQMSLLGSVLGAIVAIPIAMLSSANLIQSRWVTGIFKLFLSITRTLPTLITASIATFVFGIGTTAGTIAIFIFTFSYIGKLMYENIENIDMGPFEAMESMGLSKVEAFRYAVVPQIMPTYLSVSLFAFEGNIRYAAILGYVGAGGIGLILNQELGWRDYANAGMILLILMVVVFIIEQISEYYRQRLT from the coding sequence ATTTTTAAACCGAAAGAAATAACTTTGTCTAATGGTAAGTCCGTTTATCAGAAAGCTACAAGAGTGCCACTGATTATTTTATTATTATTAATTTTTACATTTATAGCACTTCGGGTTACTGAAACTGAATTATCAGTGTTAGCTGAACGAGGAGAGCAATTCTTTGTAATCTTAGGTCAAATGATTCCACCAAATTGGAAGTATTCAAGCAATATATGGCGACCAATGATTGATACAATTCAAATGTCTTTATTAGGATCAGTTCTTGGAGCGATTGTAGCAATACCTATTGCTATGTTATCTTCTGCGAATTTAATCCAAAGTCGTTGGGTTACTGGTATCTTTAAATTATTTTTGTCAATTACACGTACATTACCAACACTAATCACAGCTTCAATTGCAACATTTGTATTCGGAATTGGAACGACTGCAGGGACAATAGCAATCTTCATCTTTACTTTCTCATATATTGGTAAATTAATGTATGAAAACATTGAGAATATTGATATGGGACCATTCGAAGCTATGGAGTCAATGGGGTTATCGAAAGTCGAAGCATTCCGTTACGCAGTGGTACCACAAATTATGCCAACGTACTTATCAGTATCACTTTTCGCTTTTGAAGGTAATATTCGATACGCAGCGATATTAGGATACGTAGGTGCAGGTGGTATTGGCTTAATCTTAAACCAAGAATTAGGTTGGCGTGATTATGCGAATGCAGGGATGATTTTATTAATACTAATGGTAGTTGTATTTATCATTGAACAAATTAGTGAATATTATCGCCAACGACTAACTTAG
- the rpsQ gene encoding 30S ribosomal protein S17: MTEERNKRKVYRGRVVSDKGDKTISVVVETRVVHPKYGKRVKYSKKYTAHDENNSAKEGDIVRIMETRPLSKTKRFRLLDIVEEAVII, encoded by the coding sequence ATGACTGAAGAACGTAACAAACGTAAAGTTTACCGTGGTCGTGTCGTTTCAGACAAAGGAGATAAAACAATTTCTGTTGTTGTTGAGACTCGTGTAGTACACCCTAAATATGGTAAACGTGTTAAATATTCAAAGAAATATACAGCACATGATGAAAACAATAGCGCTAAAGAAGGCGACATCGTTCGTATTATGGAAACTCGTCCCTTATCTAAAACGAAACGCTTCCGTTTATTAGATATCGTTGAAGAAGCTGTAATTATCTAA
- the rpsS gene encoding 30S ribosomal protein S19 — MSRSLKKGPFIDAHLMKKVEAQADAQKKQVIKTWSRRSTIFPNFIGLTIAVYDGRRHVPVYIQEDMVGHKLGEFAPTRTYKGHANDDKKTGRR; from the coding sequence GTGAGTCGTAGTTTGAAAAAAGGGCCATTTATTGATGCACACTTAATGAAAAAAGTAGAAGCTCAAGCAGATGCTCAGAAAAAACAAGTTATTAAAACATGGTCGCGTCGTTCAACAATTTTCCCAAACTTCATTGGTTTAACAATTGCAGTATATGATGGACGTAGACATGTCCCAGTATACATCCAAGAAGATATGGTAGGGCATAAATTGGGTGAATTCGCACCAACTCGTACATATAAAGGTCATGCAAATGACGATAAGAAAACTGGAAGACGTTAA
- a CDS encoding type Z 30S ribosomal protein S14, whose amino-acid sequence MAKKSMVEKNRRTAKFQVREYTRCERCGRPHSVYRKFKLCRICFRELAYKGQIPGVKKASW is encoded by the coding sequence TTGGCTAAAAAATCAATGGTAGAAAAAAATCGTCGTACAGCAAAATTCCAAGTAAGAGAATATACACGTTGTGAACGTTGTGGTCGTCCACATTCAGTTTACCGTAAGTTCAAACTTTGCCGTATTTGCTTCCGTGAACTTGCTTATAAAGGACAAATTCCTGGCGTTAAGAAAGCAAGCTGGTAA
- the rplE gene encoding 50S ribosomal protein L5, with amino-acid sequence MESRLKERYKNEITNKLVEQFNYSSVMEVPKVDKIVVNMGVGDAVSNAKNLDKAVAELTLLTGQKPVITKAKKSIAGFRLREGMPIGAKVTLRGQRMYDFLDKLISVSLPRVRDFQGISNKAFDGRGNYTLGVKEQLIFPEINYDNVDKVRGMDIVIVTTAKTDEESHALLKELGMPFKK; translated from the coding sequence ATGGAAAGCCGTTTAAAAGAAAGATATAAAAACGAAATCACTAACAAATTAGTTGAACAATTCAACTATTCTTCAGTAATGGAAGTACCAAAAGTTGACAAAATTGTTGTTAACATGGGTGTTGGTGACGCCGTTTCAAATGCTAAGAACTTAGACAAAGCAGTTGCAGAATTAACATTATTAACTGGACAAAAACCAGTTATTACTAAAGCAAAGAAATCGATTGCTGGATTCCGTCTTCGTGAGGGAATGCCAATTGGTGCTAAAGTTACTTTACGTGGTCAAAGAATGTATGATTTCTTAGATAAATTAATCTCAGTATCATTACCACGTGTACGTGACTTCCAAGGGATCTCAAACAAAGCGTTTGATGGTCGTGGAAACTATACTTTAGGTGTTAAAGAACAATTAATTTTCCCGGAAATTAACTACGATAACGTAGATAAAGTTCGAGGAATGGACATTGTTATCGTTACAACAGCTAAAACTGATGAAGAATCACATGCCCTACTTAAAGAGTTAGGTATGCCGTTTAAAAAATAA
- the rplC gene encoding 50S ribosomal protein L3, whose protein sequence is MTKGILGTKVGMTQFFTENGELIPVTVVEAQPNVVLQVKSNETDGYESVQLGFQDKREVLANKPHKGHVAKANATPKRFIREFRDVELGDYEVGQEITVETFAVGDIIDVTGTSKGKGFQGVIKRHGQARGPMSHGSRFHRRPGAMAMAASPSRVLKGKKLPGQTGSEQVTIQNLEIVAVNPEDNVILIKGNVPGSKKSLVQIKKAIKSN, encoded by the coding sequence ATGACCAAAGGAATCTTAGGAACAAAAGTAGGAATGACGCAATTCTTTACGGAGAATGGTGAGCTGATCCCTGTAACAGTAGTTGAAGCTCAACCAAACGTTGTATTACAAGTGAAATCAAATGAAACAGATGGATATGAATCTGTACAATTAGGTTTCCAAGACAAACGTGAAGTATTAGCTAACAAACCTCATAAGGGTCATGTAGCGAAAGCAAACGCTACTCCTAAGCGCTTCATTCGCGAATTTCGTGATGTCGAGCTAGGAGATTATGAAGTAGGGCAAGAAATCACTGTAGAAACATTCGCAGTCGGAGACATCATCGATGTAACTGGAACTTCAAAAGGTAAAGGTTTCCAAGGGGTAATTAAACGTCACGGCCAAGCTCGTGGACCAATGTCTCATGGATCTCGTTTCCATCGTCGCCCAGGTGCGATGGCAATGGCAGCTTCACCATCACGTGTTTTGAAAGGTAAAAAATTACCTGGACAAACTGGTAGTGAGCAAGTAACGATTCAAAACTTAGAAATCGTAGCAGTTAATCCTGAAGATAATGTTATCCTTATTAAAGGTAACGTACCGGGATCGAAAAAATCTTTAGTACAAATTAAAAAAGCAATTAAATCTAACTAA
- the rplW gene encoding 50S ribosomal protein L23, with the protein MEFSEVILRPVITEQSMYNIDDNKYTFEVDRRANKNLIKQAVEAMFEGVKVDKVNTINVDGKAKRMGRHSGFTRKYKKAIVTLKADSANIELFESEDAE; encoded by the coding sequence ATGGAATTTTCAGAAGTAATCCTACGTCCAGTAATTACTGAGCAATCTATGTATAACATTGACGATAATAAATACACTTTTGAAGTAGATCGTCGTGCTAACAAAAACCTTATTAAACAAGCTGTTGAGGCTATGTTTGAAGGCGTTAAAGTAGATAAAGTAAATACTATCAACGTTGATGGAAAAGCAAAACGTATGGGTCGTCATTCAGGATTCACACGTAAATACAAAAAAGCAATCGTTACATTAAAAGCTGATTCAGCTAACATCGAATTATTCGAATCAGAAGACGCAGAATAA
- the rpsJ gene encoding 30S ribosomal protein S10, with protein MANQKIRIRLKAYEHRALDVSANKIVESAQRTGAQTVGPIPLPTERSVYTVIRSPHKYKDSREQFEMRTHKRLIDIVNPTAKTVDALMKLDLPSGVDVEIKL; from the coding sequence ATGGCAAACCAAAAAATTCGTATTCGTCTGAAAGCATATGAGCATCGTGCACTTGATGTATCAGCGAATAAAATCGTAGAATCTGCACAAAGAACAGGAGCACAAACTGTAGGGCCAATCCCATTACCAACTGAACGTTCGGTATATACAGTAATCCGTTCACCACATAAATACAAAGATTCACGTGAGCAATTTGAAATGCGCACACACAAACGTTTAATCGATATCGTTAACCCAACTGCTAAAACAGTTGATGCATTAATGAAATTAGATTTACCAAGTGGTGTAGACGTAGAAATTAAGTTATAA
- the rpmC gene encoding 50S ribosomal protein L29 yields MQIKDIRELSTADMVNKEKEYKKELFNLRFQLATGQLENTARLRQVRKTIARIKTVLREQELTK; encoded by the coding sequence ATGCAAATTAAAGATATTAGAGAATTATCCACTGCTGATATGGTTAACAAAGAAAAAGAATATAAAAAAGAATTATTCAATCTTCGATTCCAATTAGCAACAGGACAATTAGAAAACACTGCCCGTTTACGTCAAGTACGTAAAACAATTGCTCGTATTAAAACTGTCTTACGTGAACAAGAACTGACTAAATAA
- the rplX gene encoding 50S ribosomal protein L24, whose protein sequence is MRIKSGDTVKIITGKDKGETGTVLKTLPKQDKVIVEGLNIHKRHQKPTQMATGGIEEFPAPIHVSNVKLVDSNGEATRVGYRFEDGKKVRYSKKSDTTLN, encoded by the coding sequence ATGCGCATTAAATCAGGAGATACAGTAAAAATTATTACTGGTAAAGATAAAGGCGAAACAGGAACAGTTCTTAAAACTTTACCTAAGCAAGATAAAGTGATCGTTGAAGGGTTAAATATCCACAAACGTCACCAAAAACCTACTCAAATGGCAACAGGTGGAATCGAAGAATTCCCTGCTCCAATTCATGTATCAAACGTAAAATTAGTAGATTCAAACGGAGAAGCAACACGTGTTGGTTACCGTTTCGAAGATGGTAAAAAAGTACGTTACTCTAAAAAATCTGATACAACACTTAACTAA
- the rplN gene encoding 50S ribosomal protein L14, which translates to MIQQESRLKVADNSGAREVLTIKVLGGSGRKTANIGDVIVATVKHATPGGVVKKGEVVKAVIVRTKTGARRSDGSYIKFDENACVIIRDDKTPRGTRIFGPVARELRENNFMRIVSLAPEVL; encoded by the coding sequence ATGATTCAACAAGAAAGTCGATTAAAGGTTGCCGATAACTCTGGTGCACGTGAAGTATTAACTATTAAAGTACTGGGTGGATCAGGTCGTAAAACAGCTAACATTGGTGATGTAATTGTTGCAACAGTTAAACATGCAACACCTGGTGGAGTTGTCAAAAAAGGTGAAGTAGTAAAAGCAGTAATCGTACGCACAAAAACAGGAGCTCGTCGTAGTGATGGGTCTTATATTAAATTTGACGAAAATGCATGTGTCATTATTCGTGATGATAAGACACCTCGTGGAACACGTATTTTTGGACCAGTTGCACGTGAATTACGTGAAAACAACTTTATGCGTATCGTATCATTAGCTCCAGAAGTTCTTTAA
- the rplD gene encoding 50S ribosomal protein L4 yields MTKVTLFKQDGSQAGEVELNESIFGIEPNESVMFDAIIMQRASLRQGSHAVKNRSAVRGGGRKPWRQKGTGRARQGSIRSPQWVGGGVVFGPTPRSYSYKLPRKVRRLAILSALSQKVAEDKFVVVDGLSLDAPKTKDLKGILSNLSLDTKTLIVLENNNENAYLSARNIDNVKVIDENNMNVLDVVNYDRVLITQAALSTVEEALA; encoded by the coding sequence ATGACAAAAGTTACTTTATTTAAACAAGACGGATCGCAAGCTGGAGAAGTTGAGTTAAACGAATCAATCTTTGGTATCGAACCAAACGAAAGTGTTATGTTCGATGCAATTATTATGCAACGTGCATCATTACGTCAAGGCTCGCACGCAGTTAAAAACCGTAGCGCAGTTCGCGGTGGTGGACGTAAACCTTGGAGACAAAAAGGAACAGGTCGTGCACGTCAAGGATCTATCCGCTCACCACAATGGGTTGGTGGAGGAGTTGTCTTTGGTCCGACACCTCGTTCATACAGTTACAAATTACCAAGAAAAGTTCGTCGTTTAGCAATTTTATCAGCATTATCACAAAAAGTTGCTGAAGATAAATTTGTAGTTGTTGATGGATTAAGCTTAGATGCACCAAAAACAAAAGACCTTAAAGGTATTTTATCTAACTTAAGCTTAGATACTAAAACATTAATCGTTTTAGAAAACAACAACGAGAACGCATACTTATCAGCTCGTAACATTGATAACGTTAAAGTTATTGATGAGAACAACATGAACGTATTAGATGTTGTAAATTACGACAGAGTATTAATCACACAAGCAGCATTATCAACAGTAGAGGAGGCATTAGCATAA
- the phnE gene encoding phosphonate ABC transporter, permease protein PhnE yields MNNMINKQLEREPDRRVYYITIFAILIGLLIWSMTGVQFNGIDSRGSTIASNIITGIFTPDLEFLFNFSDDGVPYLLFETICIAFLGTIFGSILAIPVAFLMSQSIVGPVLSFIVRTLLVIVRTIPSFVYGLMFIRVTGPGAYAGVLTMSITSIGMVSKLYLDTIEEIDGGILEAMEAAGCNTFEKIRYGVIPQLFTNFLSTTIYRFDMNLRDATVLGLVGAGGIGAPLIFAMNAYRWSEVGSILIGLIILILAIEYFSSKIREKLVNG; encoded by the coding sequence ATGAATAATATGATTAATAAACAACTCGAACGTGAACCCGACCGCCGAGTATACTACATTACAATATTCGCCATTTTAATTGGATTATTAATTTGGTCGATGACGGGAGTTCAATTTAACGGAATAGATAGTAGAGGATCGACAATCGCAAGTAATATAATTACAGGGATTTTTACGCCGGATTTAGAATTCTTATTTAATTTCTCTGATGATGGTGTTCCGTACTTATTATTTGAAACAATTTGTATTGCATTTTTAGGAACAATTTTTGGGTCGATACTTGCAATACCGGTCGCATTCTTAATGTCACAAAGTATTGTTGGTCCAGTCCTGTCATTTATAGTAAGGACCTTACTTGTAATCGTACGTACGATTCCATCATTTGTATATGGATTGATGTTCATCCGAGTGACAGGACCAGGAGCATACGCTGGTGTTCTGACAATGTCTATTACTTCTATTGGAATGGTTTCTAAATTATACCTTGATACAATAGAAGAAATTGACGGTGGGATATTAGAAGCAATGGAAGCGGCGGGATGTAACACATTCGAAAAGATTCGATATGGTGTCATTCCACAACTTTTCACTAACTTCTTATCAACAACAATATATCGCTTTGATATGAACTTACGAGACGCAACTGTATTAGGTTTAGTAGGAGCAGGTGGTATTGGAGCGCCTCTAATCTTTGCGATGAATGCTTATCGCTGGAGTGAGGTTGGATCAATACTAATAGGATTGATAATTTTAATCCTAGCGATTGAATACTTCTCATCGAAAATCCGAGAAAAACTTGTGAATGGTTAA
- the rplP gene encoding 50S ribosomal protein L16: MLVPKRVKHRREFRGKMRGEAKGGKNIDFGTYGLRAIESKWITNRQIEAARIAMTRYMKRGGKVWIKIFPHKSYTSKPIGIRMGKGKGAPEGWVAPVKRGKIMFEIDGVSEEVAREAFRLASNKLPIKTKFVKREEYGGESNAN; the protein is encoded by the coding sequence ATGTTAGTACCTAAACGTGTAAAACACCGTCGTGAATTCCGTGGTAAAATGCGTGGAGAAGCAAAAGGTGGAAAAAACATTGACTTTGGAACATATGGTTTAAGAGCTATTGAATCTAAATGGATCACAAACCGTCAAATCGAAGCAGCTCGTATCGCTATGACACGTTATATGAAACGTGGTGGGAAAGTATGGATTAAAATCTTCCCTCACAAGTCGTATACATCTAAGCCAATCGGAATCCGTATGGGTAAAGGTAAAGGTGCTCCAGAAGGATGGGTTGCACCAGTTAAACGTGGTAAAATCATGTTTGAAATTGATGGAGTCTCTGAAGAGGTAGCTCGTGAAGCTTTCCGTCTGGCATCAAACAAATTACCGATTAAAACAAAATTCGTAAAACGTGAAGAATATGGTGGTGAATCGAATGCAAATTAA
- the rplV gene encoding 50S ribosomal protein L22 — protein MSEQITSATATAKTIRIAPRKVRLVTDLIRGKSIGEAISILKFTPRSASPAVEKVLMSAIANAEHNYDLDLENLFVSEAFVNEGPTMKRFRPRAKGSASPINKRTSHITIVVSEKEEA, from the coding sequence ATGTCAGAACAAATTACATCTGCAACAGCAACAGCAAAAACAATCCGCATTGCCCCTCGTAAAGTTCGTCTAGTAACTGATTTAATTAGAGGAAAAAGCATAGGTGAAGCAATTTCTATACTGAAATTCACACCAAGATCAGCATCACCTGCTGTCGAGAAAGTCTTAATGTCAGCAATTGCTAACGCGGAACACAACTATGATTTAGATTTAGAGAACTTATTTGTTAGTGAAGCATTCGTGAACGAAGGACCAACGATGAAACGTTTCCGTCCACGTGCAAAAGGATCAGCTTCACCAATTAACAAGAGAACAAGCCACATCACAATTGTGGTATCAGAGAAAGAGGAGGCATAA
- the phnC gene encoding phosphonate ABC transporter ATP-binding protein codes for MIKFENVSKKYPNGVTALKDVNLTIEQGEFVAIIGLSGAGKSTLIRCINRMHSISEGTLTVDDENVTSLSSKELRRFRRKIGMIFQSFNLVTRISVLNNVLVSSVPGLPFWRKLTGSFTKEDKIRGLEALDKVGILDKAYTRVDQLSGGQQQRVALARTLAQNPSIILADEPVASLDPVTAKVVMDDFKRINTEMNISVLINIHHVDLALEYADRIIGIAKGEVVYDGPSSEVNQEVLNKIYQNQPVEVVESSITPL; via the coding sequence ATGATTAAATTTGAAAACGTAAGTAAAAAATATCCAAATGGTGTAACAGCTCTAAAAGATGTTAATTTAACGATTGAACAAGGTGAGTTTGTCGCAATTATTGGTTTATCGGGTGCTGGTAAATCAACTTTAATACGATGTATTAACCGTATGCACAGTATTTCCGAAGGGACTTTAACTGTTGATGATGAAAATGTAACAAGTTTAAGCTCAAAAGAATTAAGACGTTTCCGCCGTAAAATTGGTATGATTTTCCAATCATTTAACTTAGTCACACGTATTAGTGTGTTAAACAATGTATTAGTGTCGAGTGTACCAGGCTTACCTTTTTGGCGAAAACTTACAGGAAGTTTCACGAAGGAGGATAAAATCCGTGGATTAGAAGCTTTAGATAAAGTAGGGATTTTAGACAAAGCTTATACACGAGTTGATCAACTATCAGGTGGACAACAACAACGTGTTGCCCTAGCAAGAACGTTAGCACAAAACCCATCGATTATTTTAGCAGATGAGCCAGTAGCATCACTTGACCCCGTAACGGCAAAAGTAGTTATGGATGACTTTAAACGTATTAATACAGAAATGAATATTTCAGTTCTTATAAATATTCACCATGTTGATTTAGCATTAGAGTATGCAGATCGCATAATTGGAATTGCAAAAGGTGAAGTTGTTTATGACGGTCCTTCAAGTGAAGTAAATCAAGAGGTATTAAACAAAATTTACCAAAACCAACCAGTTGAAGTTGTTGAATCTTCAATTACACCGTTATAG
- the rpsC gene encoding 30S ribosomal protein S3: MGQKVHPIGMRVGVIRDWDAKWYADKKYAEFLHEDLRIREYIYGKLSDASISTIQIERAANRVIVSVHTAKPGMVIGKGGSEVDALRTKLNNLTGKKVHINIVEIKQANLDAKLVAEDIARQLENRVAFRRAQKQAIQRVMRAGAQGVKTQVSGRLNGADMARTEHYSEGTVPLHTLRSDIDYAWEEADTTYGKLGVKVWICRGEILPAATENNQRGGN; this comes from the coding sequence ATGGGTCAAAAAGTACATCCAATTGGTATGCGTGTTGGCGTAATCCGTGATTGGGATGCTAAGTGGTATGCTGATAAGAAGTATGCCGAATTCCTACATGAAGATTTACGCATTCGTGAGTACATCTACGGTAAACTTTCAGACGCTTCAATTTCGACAATCCAAATTGAACGTGCAGCTAACCGTGTTATTGTTTCAGTTCATACTGCTAAGCCAGGAATGGTTATTGGTAAAGGTGGATCTGAAGTTGATGCATTACGTACTAAGTTAAATAACTTAACTGGTAAAAAAGTACACATCAACATTGTAGAAATCAAACAAGCAAACTTAGATGCTAAATTAGTAGCTGAAGATATTGCTCGTCAATTAGAAAACCGTGTTGCATTCCGTCGTGCTCAAAAGCAAGCTATCCAACGTGTTATGCGTGCTGGTGCACAAGGAGTTAAAACACAAGTATCTGGACGTTTAAATGGTGCTGATATGGCACGTACTGAACACTACAGTGAAGGTACAGTTCCATTACATACACTTCGCTCAGATATTGATTACGCTTGGGAAGAAGCAGATACTACATACGGTAAACTAGGTGTTAAAGTATGGATCTGTCGTGGAGAAATCCTTCCTGCAGCAACTGAAAACAATCAGAGAGGAGGAAATTAA
- the rplB gene encoding 50S ribosomal protein L2 encodes MAIKHYKPITNGRRNMTGYDFSEITTKTPEKSLIESKKQNAGRNSQGKITVRHNGGGHKRAYRVIDFKRNKDNVVGTVKTIEYDPNRSANIALVNYEDGIKTYIIAPKGLKVGQKIESGADADIKVGNALPLINIPVGSVVHNIELKPGKGGQLVRSAGTSAQVLGQEGKYTLVRLASGEVRMILSTCRATIGTVGNEQHELINIGKAGRKRWLSKRPTVRGSVMNPNDHPHGGGEGKAPIGRPSPMSPWGKKTLGLKTRNKKKKSSKLIIRGRKK; translated from the coding sequence GTGGCAATTAAACACTACAAACCGATAACTAACGGTCGTCGTAATATGACTGGTTATGACTTCTCAGAGATTACAACTAAAACTCCTGAAAAATCATTAATAGAATCGAAAAAACAAAACGCTGGTCGTAACAGCCAAGGTAAAATTACAGTTCGTCACAACGGTGGTGGACACAAACGTGCATACCGTGTTATCGACTTCAAACGTAACAAAGATAACGTAGTTGGAACAGTTAAAACTATCGAATATGATCCAAACCGTAGCGCGAACATCGCATTAGTAAACTACGAAGATGGAATCAAAACATACATCATCGCACCAAAAGGACTAAAAGTTGGTCAAAAGATTGAATCTGGTGCAGACGCGGATATCAAAGTAGGGAATGCATTACCATTAATCAACATTCCTGTTGGTTCTGTTGTTCATAATATTGAGTTAAAACCAGGTAAAGGTGGACAATTAGTTCGTTCTGCTGGTACAAGTGCTCAAGTATTAGGTCAAGAAGGTAAATATACATTAGTACGTTTAGCTTCAGGTGAAGTTCGTATGATCTTATCAACATGTCGTGCAACAATCGGTACTGTTGGTAACGAGCAACACGAATTAATTAACATTGGTAAAGCAGGTCGTAAACGTTGGTTATCTAAACGTCCAACTGTTCGTGGATCTGTAATGAACCCTAACGATCACCCACACGGTGGTGGTGAAGGTAAAGCTCCAATCGGGCGCCCAAGTCCAATGTCACCATGGGGTAAAAAGACACTTGGTCTTAAAACTCGTAACAAGAAGAAAAAATCAAGTAAATTAATTATTCGTGGACGTAAGAAATAA